The genomic region CACTGCCCGGCGGCAGGCTCGGGACCAGCGAGGACGTCGAGACCTCCGTGCGCAGGCAACTGGGCGAGAAGGTCGATGTGCGCGAAGTGCCGCACGTCGAGCAGCTCGCGGTGTTCTCACTCCCTGAGAGGGTGCCCGGCGAACGGGTGGTCGCCACGGCCTTCCTCGGCCTGGTCCCCTACGACGTCGACCCGGCCATCCCGTCCGACACCGCCTGGCATCCGGTGGACGCCCTGCCGCCCACCGCCTTCGACCACGAGGCCATCGTCCAGCGCGCCCGCAACCGGCTGCGCGCCAAGCTGTCCTACACCAACATCGGCTTCGCGCTGGCGCCGCCGGAGTTCACCGTCTCGGCCCTGCGCTCGCTGTA from Crossiella sp. CA-258035 harbors:
- a CDS encoding NUDIX domain-containing protein, which translates into the protein MGDGISQKGHAAHEVLAAVLQVRAGSLQALLWQRAREPHAGRWSLPGGRLGTSEDVETSVRRQLGEKVDVREVPHVEQLAVFSLPERVPGERVVATAFLGLVPYDVDPAIPSDTAWHPVDALPPTAFDHEAIVQRARNRLRAKLSYTNIGFALAPPEFTVSALRSLYSAALGYRVSATNLQRVLSRRGLLEPTGHTAPPGPSGGRPAALFRFPGKGLEVTDPFAVLRPPAGNRPAGTGRSS